From the genome of Carassius gibelio isolate Cgi1373 ecotype wild population from Czech Republic chromosome B10, carGib1.2-hapl.c, whole genome shotgun sequence, one region includes:
- the LOC127966444 gene encoding B-cell CLL/lymphoma 7 protein family member B-A — MSGRSVRAETRSRAKDDIKKVMAAIEKVRRWEKKWVTVGDTSLRIFKWVPVVDTKEKDKSKVSVGGEIQRKNFPTEESSDNSCSVLLDYQDENSNQSSLSDSYQHKAAADSSNNSSPQPSEPVSPAPQSLDYPTDDPQPPTLGQEIMEEPLLQSSEIADEPPTLIKEDLLPLTAQEDEDSCGAPPLKRICIEQVSVIQAATFS, encoded by the exons ATGTCGGGTCGCTCGGTCCGCGCGGAGACCCGAAGCCGCGCTAAAGATGACATTAAGAAAGTCATGGCGGCTATCGAGAAAGTACGGAGATG GGAGAAGAAATGGGTCACAGTTGGAGATACATCATTAAGAATATTTAAATGGGTTCCTGTAGTGGACACAAAGGAG AAGGACAAGAGCAAAGTGTCTGTGGGTGGAGAGATACAACGGAAAAATTTTCCAACAGAGGAGTCATCTGATAACTCCTGTTCTGTACTGTTAGATTATCAAG ATGAGAACAGCAACCAAAGTTCCCTGTCAGACTCCTACCAGCATAAAGCAGCTGCAGACAGCAGCAACAACTCCAGTCCACAGCCCAGTGAGCCGGTCAGCCCTGCACCTCAGAGTCTAGACTACCCTACAGATGACCCACAACCGCCCACCCTCGGCCAGGAAATCATGGAAG agccACTGCTGCAGTCAAGTGAGATTGCAGATGAGCCGCCGACACTGATCAAAGAAGATCTTTTACCCCTCACTGCTCAG GAGGATGAGGACAGTTGTGGAGCCCCACCACTGAAAAGAATCTGTATTGAGCAGGTCTCGGTCATCCAGGCGGCCACTTttagctaa
- the LOC127966448 gene encoding transducin beta-like protein 2 — translation MEFAAIFALSLLIGALVLLVVVAVSRQKGELSEQNEQKKDTSAPVEENAAKASSKKQKHQQRPRKEKPQQHTFSHKLLASSLKNHSGNVTCLDFSSNGKYLASCSDDRTIRIWSTKDFLERDHKCLRANVEFDHATLVRFSPDSRAFITWLDNGETIRIYKMIKKDDGTFNFKAAPEDFPQKHKGIVINIGIAETGKFIMSASVDTTIVIWDLKGEALATINTNQMTNSHVAVSPCGRFVASCGFTPDVKVWEVCFAKSGEFKEVARAFDLKGHSAGVYSFDFSNDSRRMVTVSKDGTWKLWDTDVEYKKKQDPYLLRTVPCQVSEGSRIALSPDGRVVAISNGFDIAMYSASTGELEEEFHGVHSEEITDLKFDINNRFLVSSGDRAIRVFHNAVGYRAAIQDMQTMLKKASNDGVRQRLQQQITDAQNALDTVLNATKN, via the exons ATGGAGTTTGCAGCTATTTTTGCACTATCACTACTGATAGGTGCGCTGGTTTTGTTGGTGGTCGTGGCTGTTAGCAGACAGAAAGGCGAGTTATCTGAGCAGAACGAACAGAAGAAAGACACCAGTGCTCCGG TGGAGGAAAATGCAGCGAAAGCTTCTTCCAAAAAGCAGAAGCATCAACAGCGCCCCCGTAAGGAGAAACCGCAGCAGCACACATTCTCACACAAGCTACTGGCTTCTAGTCTGAAG AATCACAGTGGTAATGTCACCTGCCTAGATTTTAGTAGCAATGGCAAATACCTTGCATCTTGCTCGGATGATCGTACCATCAGGATCTGGAGCACGAAAGACTTCCTGGAACGAGATCACAAGTGCTTGCGGGCCAATGTTGAGTTTGACCATGCCACACTCGTCCGCTTCAGCCCAGACTCTCG AGCATTTATCACTTGGCTGGATAATGGAGAGACCATTCGCATCTATAAGATGATTAAAAAGGATGATGGGACATTCAATTTCAAAGCTGCCCCAGAGGATTTCCCTCAGAAACACAAAGGGATCGTTATCAACATCGGAATTGCAGAGACCG GCAAATTTATAATGTCTGCCTCTGTTGACACCACCATTGTGATCTGGGATCTAAAGGGAGAAGCTTTAGCTACTATTAACACGAATCAGATGACCAACTCGCATGTTGCTGTCTCACCGTGTGGAAG GTTTGTTGCTTCCTGCGGCTTCACCCCTGATGTGAAGGTGTGGGAGGTTTGCTTTGCTAAATCAGGGGAGTTCAAAGAGGTCGCCCGTGCATTTGACCTTAAGGGACATTCGGCTGGGGTTTACTCCTTTGATTTCTCCAACGACTCTCGGAG AATGGTGACTGTGTCCAAAGACGGCACGTGGAAGCTGTGGGACACTGATGTGGAGTATAAGAAAAAGCAGGACCCATATTTGCTCCGGACCGTGCCATGTCAGGTGTCCGAGGGGAGCCGCATTGCCCTGTCTCCTGACGGTCGTGTAGTAGCCATATCAAATGGTTTTGATATAGCTATGTACAGTGCCAGCACTGGTGAACTAGAGGAGGAGTTTCACGGTGTTCACAGCGAAGAGATAACAGACCTTAAGTTTGACATCAACAATCGCTTCCTAGTGAGTAGTGGGGACCGTGCCATTCGCGTCTTTCACAATGCAGTCGGTTACCGTGCTGCCATCCAGGACATGCAGACCATGCTGAAGAAAGCCTCAAACGATGGAGTGAGACAGAGACTCCAGCAGCAGATCACAGATGCTCAGAATGCTCTGGACACAGTGCTGAATGCAACAAAGAACTAa